One Cohnella candidum genomic region harbors:
- the rbsK gene encoding ribokinase has translation MTSTHGTVVVVGSMNMDIVVKASRFPASGETLFGQEVHFEPGGKGGNQAVACAKLGHETFMLGAVGGDAFGGSLMKSLETNGVNAEHMKKTGSAATGIASITLTPEDNTILVVPGANGTLTAEDVNAWSEVISKGSILLVQLEIPMEAVAAAVDIAYRQGIPVILNPAPASEIPADVLGKIRYITPNQTELHTLTGVDPESEGLEKAMDALLAKGPEAVIATLGSQGAAWKTRGGTLQRSASRRVEVVDTTGAGDAFNGGLACSLSRNRGLEESVRFAIAVSALAVTKFGAQGGMPVLKEVERLLNEGE, from the coding sequence ATGACGTCTACTCATGGAACCGTGGTCGTGGTGGGAAGCATGAACATGGACATCGTCGTCAAGGCTTCCCGCTTTCCGGCGAGCGGCGAGACGCTGTTCGGACAAGAGGTGCACTTCGAGCCCGGCGGCAAAGGCGGCAACCAAGCCGTCGCTTGTGCCAAGCTCGGCCATGAAACGTTCATGCTGGGTGCGGTGGGGGGAGACGCGTTCGGCGGCAGCTTGATGAAGTCGCTCGAGACGAACGGGGTCAACGCCGAGCATATGAAGAAGACCGGCTCCGCGGCGACCGGGATCGCCTCCATTACGCTGACGCCAGAGGATAACACGATCCTGGTGGTACCCGGCGCGAACGGCACCCTAACCGCAGAAGACGTAAACGCTTGGAGCGAGGTCATCTCGAAGGGGTCGATCCTGCTCGTGCAGCTGGAGATTCCGATGGAAGCGGTCGCGGCGGCCGTGGACATCGCCTATCGACAGGGCATTCCGGTCATTCTGAATCCGGCCCCGGCGAGCGAGATTCCGGCGGACGTTTTGGGCAAAATCCGTTATATCACGCCGAATCAAACCGAGTTACATACCCTAACCGGCGTGGACCCAGAGTCCGAAGGCTTGGAGAAGGCCATGGATGCCCTGCTCGCCAAAGGACCGGAAGCGGTCATCGCGACGCTGGGCAGCCAAGGCGCAGCTTGGAAAACGCGGGGCGGAACGCTGCAACGGTCCGCTTCTCGACGCGTTGAAGTCGTGGATACGACCGGCGCGGGCGACGCCTTCAACGGCGGACTGGCCTGCTCGTTGTCCCGGAATCGGGGGCTCGAGGAAAGCGTGCGGTTCGCGATCGCCGTCTCCGCGCTGGCGGTGACGAAATTCGGAGCCCAAGGCGGCATGCCCGTCCTGAAAGAAGTGGAAAGATTGCTGAACGAGGGAGAATGA
- a CDS encoding sporulation protein YjcZ produces MAFGFGGVGGVGVGGVGVGGVGCGVGWGGGAAFVLVLFILLVIILAAGII; encoded by the coding sequence ATGGCTTTTGGATTCGGCGGAGTTGGCGGAGTCGGAGTCGGCGGAGTCGGAGTCGGCGGCGTAGGTTGCGGGGTTGGATGGGGCGGCGGCGCCGCGTTCGTTCTCGTTCTTTTCATCCTGCTGGTCATCATCTTGGCTGCCGGTATCATCTAA